In Mus caroli unplaced genomic scaffold, CAROLI_EIJ_v1.1 scaffold_23873_1, whole genome shotgun sequence, the DNA window AAACGCATATACAATTTCTCATGTATTAGAGAATAAGTTACAAATTTATTGGTTTTATCTCATAACACATTCCACTACTTAGAAGAGGAGGTATGGGCCATGGATCTGCGATGAGTCCTGACATCCCTGACATCCACAAATTGGCCAGGCATGACTGTAACTCTCCTCATTGCTCTATTAGCCTCATCAATCATAGCCTCCTCATACATACTAGTGAAGAAACTAGGGGAAGTATTATTTATCTTAGCTATAACTTCCAGGACCTTCATCTTGGTGGTTTCCACATAGGCTCTGGGACCCCACTGAAACTCATAGCTTGGGGGATCACTGCCAGGAACTTGGCGGTATACCACATAATTTTCCTCCACCAAATCTTTGGTGATAAATTCCCGAGGTTCTCCAAAGATTACATGACTTTTACCAGGATATATCCCCACTACTTTTAGGAATTCCCACACTTCTTCCTCAGTGGCACGATTCCCCTTCATAAAGATCACACCCAGGAGAGTCATCAGGAGCCCTGTCTTGGGTAACCCACTACTGCTGCTCAGATTTCCCTCAGTGGAGAGACCCAGCTTGCCCACAAGCATATAGGATTGAGAATTAGGATCAATTTCCTTCAACTCAAGGCCAAAGACCAACTCCAAGCGCACAGAGATTCTCCTGAGGATCTCAGTGAAGTGCACCCGGTACTTTTTGCTGATAACTCTCAACATATCTGCCTGTGTGAAGGGCTCTATAACCTTAAACGTCTCCATCCACTATCAACACAGTGGCCTTCCTGGTCAGAGGATCTCTGTGTGCAGATTGAATTGCAGCTGCTATCTTGGAGGCATATGCACTTCTTTCCT includes these proteins:
- the LOC110287711 gene encoding LOW QUALITY PROTEIN: melanoma-associated antigen B4-like (The sequence of the model RefSeq protein was modified relative to this genomic sequence to represent the inferred CDS: inserted 2 bases in 1 codon), which translates into the protein MPRGNKSKGRSRAKRQQTRGGSQNLQGGQPTVEEEERASPLLDQRNAPSSPDVSTPQESQEAASYGSPELDVPCSVHDAEGSDVGVGGSIAGAKERSAYASKIAAAIQSAHRDPLTRKATVLIXWMETFKVIEPFTQADMLRVISKKYRVHFTEILRRISVRLELVFGLELKEIDPNSQSYMLVGKLGLSTEGNLSSSSGLPKTGLLMTLLGVIFMKGNRATEEEVWEFLKVVGIYPGKSHVIFGEPREFITKDLVEENYVVYRQVPGSDPPSYEFQWGPRAYVETTKMKVLEVIAKINNTSPSFFTSMYEEAMIDEANRAMRRVTVMPGQFVDVRDVRTHRRSMAHTSSSK